CTTGACCGACCAGGGTGACCGAAATGAGGAAACGTTCCTCAACGCTCAGCAAATGAGGTCACTTGTCTGCTCTGGGAAAGTAATGTGCACCACATGTACAGTAAACGGCCCACTAAGGTTGATTGAGCAACATGAATATTTTTACGGCTAGCCTAGCATAACGGTGCAGCATGATCTTATTTTCAGAATTGACCAGCTGGCTTGAAGTGAAAGCGAGCTGATCTTCACATGGTCTGAAGAACGAAATGGAGTCAGAACAACTGATCATATGACTACAAGGTTTCTGACCACTAAGCAAAAGTTACACACAACCAGTTTGGCTGGGTGTTACTTTGCCACCTGGACAGTGGCCAGTATCTCAGGGTTCCAGTTACAGATCATCTCATGATTATGACAGGTGCTGCCGGTACCGAAAGCACACTTAGGACATCTGAAAGACAAATTGTAAGTGATATGTGTCCAGGTGGACGATTATCAACGAAAAACTAAAATGAGTCCTGTAGATTTGGTAACGCCAAAGAGAAACCACCTAGCTGCATCTTTTTATTCATcaaaaaatttattttatttttttgtccattTTCACAGTTTCATATATCCCAGAATAATTCTATTTTCAAGTATCAATGTCATGACAAAAAAATGTCCTTTTCAATCAACATAGGGAAACAAAAATTGCAATAACAGAAATAACTGCCactatttgtgttttatttttattaatttgtccTGTTACTAATTGCCACTATGCAGGTAAATCCTCGACAATATAAACGTCAAACAtgtccaaaaaaaacaaacaaatgtgctTCATACACGTAAATCTAACAGAACGGAAAAGCAGAGGACGAAAGAAACCAGGACTGGGATTCCTAGCTGtagaatgtgtgtgtttgcagagGTAGGGAGACTCAACATGAAACGACTACTGCAGCATCCAGGTATGTCTCAGGGGTGATTCTCACAGCCTGGACCATGTGAGACTGAGCTGGTGCTGGTCTTCACCATCGTGTAGAGAATTAGTAGTTAGTAGAAGGGTTGTTCCgtcccacccccctcccacctcgGGGGGGCTCTTCCAGAAAGACTTCCTGATCTGGGGCAAGCGCTTGTTTACGCAGTGGCTGACGGTGCCTCAGAATCCCCCAGCTAGCTGCGTTAACTGTGCAGTGCTCTTTAGTACGTTTCTGAATGCGAAAACAGCATGATCGACAAAGACGTCGTCAAGGATGTCGGGGTGAGTGCCGATGTCTCCCGGGTCGGGCTTGGCGCTCTCCCCGCAGAATGGCGCTGTGACGACTCAGCgattttcccccccccccccatcacgaGGGACTTCCAACCTCGGGAGATCTAAGGTGGGGTGTGCGAGAATCAGGAGAGCACTCTGTGCGGGCCAACATCGAGGCAGCTCCACAGTGTGAAAACGTGGCGATACTGAACATCCCGGCATCCTGCGGCCTCCCTTCTGAAAGGCCCCCTCTCTGACGCCCCCTCTGGATCCGGCAGACTCCTGCTCTGAGCCGTGGCAAAAGTACTGCAATAGTTTGGCGTGTAGTTATCCAAAAAAAGAGGCCTAACCAGGGTAATTCCTTCAAAGAGACAGAAACTTTTACAACGAATACTAGGAGGCCTGCATGAaccaggtaacgttctcctctGTAATTACAGTAGCATAAATCTGCAGTATTTTAAAAGCACTATCTGACCCTGTCCCCCCACTCAACACTCCAACACCAGTCTCACTGTTAAGTAACAGCCCCCTTCTACATTCGCATCATTACTGCATGGCCACATTGATGCCAGGAACCACTAATGAAAGATGAGGACATTTCACCatatcgatatatcgatacTGTAAAAGCAGGCCTCACCCCCAGCCCCTCTGGGACACACGTTTGATCTGATTCGGCCCTTTGTCCGTTTCGCGTCACACAACGGTGTTTCAAAATTTGGACCCTGCCGGACGTGACACCTATCACATAAAACATAGACGGAAGTGACATTTGGCAAAGGTCTGGCAGCTGCTGGCTTCTCTGGCTGTACCATCAACCTCAAGCCAAGCCCATCTGAGCTCAGTGCGTCTGTCTCCGGTTTGTGCGAGAAAGAAGCTCTACGATCCACATTATAGTAGGAGCCAGAAATAAACACGTCTGTTAGATTTTAAGGCTGGATTAACTTGTCAGCTTCTTCCCCTCTCAgatgggggagggagagggaaaaCACTTTCTAATAACAATTTAATCATATTTGGTACGGATGGTTTCACAATGTTGACTCAAACACgatttgcaaataaaaaatactattaAAGAAGTAATTGTCTTGAGGTTTGACTGACAACTCTGTCCACACCTGTCACAGCGCATGTACAGTACCTGGGTACAGCTATGACTAAGGCCGTCAAAATCACATGGAGTATACAATCGGATAAGGACTGAAGTAGACAAAACAGGGCTTTTCAGACACCGGACTAGTTCAACTATCagcagccttttttttttaaagaaatccaGTCAGTCAAAATTTCTAGTTGTTTATGATGCTAAAGGTATACGCGCGTCTCCTTTTTGCTGTCCTTCTAGCCTAGCAGCTCTGCTCAGCTCGGATTGAGACCGAACAGCAAGACCCAACGACATTTCTCAAAGGCCAGCACAATGAAAGGCAGCGTAATCTGATGAGTTTCAGGCAAATATACTGCTTCCCTCTAACAGTAAGACCTCATTCCGGTGACGTGTTCCTGTGAGTGACAAACGTCCTTCCTTTTCtgctactgttttttttttgggagataaagaaaaatgtatttttattcaaattaaCACACTCTTCCCCTTTTCCAGTTGAAATTTAGCCTGAGAACACATGGCTTAGGTGTCATATATCCTGGCCGTCATCTCACAAGCAATTTGATTAATAGATTgagataataaaaacaaaatgcaaatattGTACAGGGAGCGACTACAGTCAGGGTTGAGACGGCCACGTGGCGCCTGATCGCTTGCCTGCTTGCTTGCTTGTCCTTGCATCAAGTGCGATCCTAACAAACTGCAGTGATCTAATTAgatggaaggggggggtggggggggcataaaACGCTGTGCACATTCTCCAGCCTTCAGAAGCTGCAGAGGTTCTAAAAGTGAGAATGATTTATTCTAATGACGCTTTTCAAAGTGCTGCTCCACTGCTGGAGTTattaaatgttttcattaaacctTCCCGCAGACTCCTGGCATACACATCTGATTGCTTATTAATATCGGTATCGATCGGGCAGGCTGGTCATCTCTGCTTAAAGCCAAAGGGGGGCAGGCAGGCGGGCTGACAGGTGAAGGGCTCACTGGTGGGGACCGGCACCGAACTGGAAGACTCTTATGCAAAGGCGGGATTGACCACAAAAAGCCAAGTAACTTGCAGGGTCACGTCTGGACGTTTGGCTTAGAAGAAAGGGTCTGAGACTAATCGATAGATCTTTGGCTGCTCCTGCCACGTGACTTGATAGATATTATAGTCATGTACCATAGTCTAGTCTGCACCAGGTTCTGAATGTTCTGTTACGCACAATTTAAACACAGGGGCGTAGCTAGAACTTCTGGGCCCCTTGATAAAACCTTGGGCTGCTAGAACATGCCCCACAGTAGGATTcaggcccctgtaaagtgctgggcctcctgaatctgccagagtatccatgcccctccgaCACCCCTGGttatatgtgtctgtctgttgcaTAACATCTATGTTTGGTTTGCCTGAACTGGTTCATGAGTCCACGGTTATTTGAGGGTAAGAGGTATTCTCATGGGTTTGGGCACGTTCCCTGCTGGCAAGCGCGGCCCCCGTTCTCCTCATCCTGAACTGTTTGCACCTCAGGCATCAAGAACGAAAATGGCGGGAAAAGCGGGAAGCTTATCGGTTAAGGCAGTAATCTCTGGGTGAAAAGCGATGCGAACTTAAGGCAGTGTGGGTGGATGACTCATGCGGCAAATGAAAGTGTAACCATGAACAGCATTACCTTCCATGCGCTATGTTCAGTCCTTTTTTAACTAAGCAATGCCcccagtaacaaaaaaaaatatatataatattcctTTCACTCCATAAATAAACAGGTAAAAGTTGAATACAGAAGGTGTGACCTTGGGTGTTTGTTTCCAACATGTACATTAATCACGCAAGAATAATGTTCCCAATGAAAAGCAAGTCAAAAAATgcaaggtttgtttttttttctttttcttttttttttttgcagtgactTGAGCACAGTGATACCCGACCCTCTTTAAAGGTAGAAAGGTTGCATTAACTCTCATTTTGAAAATCAAATTTTCCCCCGTCCTATTTCATGTCATTGTTGTTCTTCGAAAAAGTACCATGGGTCACCATGGTCAATATTTGGGTGGGATGACCACTATGGGCTCCCCAACACCTGGTCGCCACATAAGGACCTGGGCATCGTTGGCGTTGGGTTTGACCATGGCGTTGGTCGGGATGGGCTCATTTTTGCCAAGGATCTGCGGCTGTTCTTGTATGACAGGCTCCATCAGCGTGGCCCGTTGGCCCAGAGGCTTGTCCGGGTCGATCACTATGTGAAGCTGCATCCTCCAACGCACTGTCTGTAGCACCAGGGTCTCACCCGAACCCTGGTtgatggccactagccacgtgGTGAAGCTCTGGTCCCGCCAGATGCTACTCAGCAGCGGCAGGTTGCTGTCGCTCACCGGCACACCCCAGGTCACACTCGGATAGAAGTTGTCGTTCATGCTAATGGTGAACTTTGTATCCTTCTTGGTGGGTCCCACGATGGTGCACGTCTCCGTGGTGTTGCCGTACCAGGGGTAGTTCACTCCATCCGAATCGCTTATCGCCTGGATTTTCCCTTCCCTTAGGTCTGGGAGCTCCCAACTTGACCTAATCAGCAAAACAGCAAAGTGAGACAGCTGATTAAGGAACATCGAGATTCTCGACAGGAAGATGGCAACCGAGTAACATCAAAGGGCTCTCCTGGAATATCTCCAGTCCTTCAGTTAcctttgttaaaaaaattaaagttaaGGTTGTACAATCAGGACAGTCATCAGGGGATCAAGTGGTAGTGCACAGCAGTGACACTTGACCTGCAAAGTCCATGTCGGCCTGGTCTGACCCTGAGGAGAGGCCTGTAAGCCAACAGCACGTTGTGGGATGTCGGCCACCACCGACAAGAACGTTTCAAAAAACAGCATTGACCGAAACGAGTGCATTTCAGAAACCTCTGCCTGCTTGCCTATTGATTTGCTTGCTGGAGGAAGGAGGGGAGGTGACCTTTCTCCCAGAACCTGAGCATCAGCAGAAAGCAGCTTCTGCAAAGCGTCTCGCCAGGAATGACATGATATGCGTGCGTGGATGTCTATTGGAAGGAAGATAGATTACAATCTCAGGGATAAGAAGAAGCTTGTTGTGGAACTGGGTACACTTTGAGCTCCGTATAATGTGTGTCAGTTCAGGCATGTCGATTATTGGAGTATCAGTGGTGGGATAAATAACAAGAAATGTCTTACAGTCTAATCTCTAAGAAAGGTCTCAGTGTTCCTTAAGCTCATGACAACACAGGATCTCATTTGCTTGGTTTTGAATATTAGCCATTCACCATTGCCACTTGTTTTCATACAGGGAGATAAGTCAGGTGAAGACTGCAATCGCCAAACTGGAGTCAAATATTCTTCAAAGAATCTGTGAAGTCTCACTACCCTGAACCTGTATAAATGACGTCAGTTTTGACTTTCATTTAAGCCCTGAGTTTTTCACCTCCCATTGCTACATCTTTCCCTTATGGTGCATCTTTCATAAGAGTAGCGATGATAGACTGGTGTCCTGGCTAAAATGTCCCACTGGGGCCCTTTTCCCTTCTGGCCTCCCCGTCATCCCCTATGTCAAATCGGTGAATCATCTCCTggcccttcaccaccttagctactgcgTGGTGAACGAACTGGctcagaatggctgctgtcattggctgggtgctacacagtgctggtggttgaagtggctgcCCATTGGTTGTGTAAAGCGCTATATAACTGTAGCAGTCATGGTCCTGAGAAGGATAGACCAGTGGTTCTAAACCTCCAATCAACCCAGCAGCtaaaataatattataaaataatttacCAAAACAAGGTATACTTCCTTTGCAAACCGAAAGAGACTCATGGCATCTCTCAGTGATGCAAAGCCACAACTGACTTAAAATGGTTTGTTCCTTGCATGTCTTTAGAAAGCTTTACTAGAACTATATTTAAACAAAGCTGACTTCTGCTTCTTCACAGTTTTTATATTTGACCCTTAAGGCTCTGGTCGGTCACACGTACCTTTACATCTCTTCAAAGCCTCActtcaaaaacttttttttttttcattaacaccaagctggtcattttatttatttgggagTCTTTAAATCTTCTCCTTGGCATTTGTAGTTTTCAGATAATGAgataagaaaagaaaacaaaaagtcCGCATGCAACTGTGCGTTTTGCTGTCGTAAAACAGATGGCTGCTTAGTTGTCCATGCAGTGCATAGGGCCCCATCCAGCTTTTACTGCTAGGAGAATCATCAGGGAGCCATTGCAAGAAATTAACAGGTATGCATTTAGGAGATGCAGCACTTGATTTCTGTACAGCGTCTAATGAGCGCTAGGAGGTGCCAAGTAATTATCTAGTAAAACCACAGCACTGCATGTGGAACAAGATGCAGATCAAAATAATACCCCCtcctatttttttaaatggaaacttGACCTTGCATTGTTTTTGTGGTCTTGTTATACACATTTAAGGATTCACTTCCCTGGTTCTTTTGGCACGACTGTTCCGTCCTCACACTTGCCAAATGACACAAAGGGGGGGTGAAAGGTGGCAGGTTCACCCCTAGCAccgggatggagcaaaaacaatCTCTCTGTGAGGCCTGAGATTTTATTCTTGGCTAGATACATTTTCATATCCAGCTTCTTTACAAAATATGTATGATGTTCTAGCAGGTGCTCCTGCATTTCCGTAGAATCCCTGGAGTCATTTTGTCACTGTAGAGCTTATGAAAAAGCAGCAGTAGTAGCAGTAGCAGTAATTTAAGTTaaactgtgatttttttagTGTAACTATTATTAGTTTAAAATGCTTGGGAATGGTC
This is a stretch of genomic DNA from Paramormyrops kingsleyae isolate MSU_618 chromosome 7, PKINGS_0.4, whole genome shotgun sequence. It encodes these proteins:
- the LOC111847453 gene encoding protein FAM78A-like isoform X2; amino-acid sequence: MGCIQSIRCKPKSFRESIIVLEVNSSIDSNPTSIDESSGVVLRYRTPHFRASARVLVPPVAGKETWTVGWIQACNHMEFYNNYGTKGMSSWELPDLREGKIQAISDSDGVNYPWYGNTTETCTIVGPTKKDTKFTISMNDNFYPSVTWGVPVSDSNLPLLSSIWRDQSFTTWLVAINQGSGETLVLQTVRWRMQLHIVIDPDKPLGQRATLMEPVIQEQPQILGKNEPIPTNAMVKPNANDAQVLMWRPGVGEPIVVIPPKY
- the LOC111847453 gene encoding protein FAM78A-like isoform X3: MITIDESSGVVLRYRTPHFRASARVLVPPVAGKETWTVGWIQACNHMEFYNNYGTKGMSSWELPDLREGKIQAISDSDGVNYPWYGNTTETCTIVGPTKKDTKFTISMNDNFYPSVTWGVPVSDSNLPLLSSIWRDQSFTTWLVAINQGSGETLVLQTVRWRMQLHIVIDPDKPLGQRATLMEPVIQEQPQILGKNEPIPTNAMVKPNANDAQVLMWRPGVGEPIVVIPPKY
- the LOC111847453 gene encoding protein FAM78A-like isoform X1; translated protein: MMGLVGVHRHPINTYFDSKTFLWILFIFNAMGCIQSIRCKPKSFRESIIVLEVNSSIDSNPTSIDESSGVVLRYRTPHFRASARVLVPPVAGKETWTVGWIQACNHMEFYNNYGTKGMSSWELPDLREGKIQAISDSDGVNYPWYGNTTETCTIVGPTKKDTKFTISMNDNFYPSVTWGVPVSDSNLPLLSSIWRDQSFTTWLVAINQGSGETLVLQTVRWRMQLHIVIDPDKPLGQRATLMEPVIQEQPQILGKNEPIPTNAMVKPNANDAQVLMWRPGVGEPIVVIPPKY
- the LOC111847453 gene encoding protein FAM78A-like isoform X4, whose protein sequence is MEFYNNYGTKGMSSWELPDLREGKIQAISDSDGVNYPWYGNTTETCTIVGPTKKDTKFTISMNDNFYPSVTWGVPVSDSNLPLLSSIWRDQSFTTWLVAINQGSGETLVLQTVRWRMQLHIVIDPDKPLGQRATLMEPVIQEQPQILGKNEPIPTNAMVKPNANDAQVLMWRPGVGEPIVVIPPKY